In Deinococcota bacterium, the DNA window TGCGCTGCGGCGGGCAGGGGATCGAGCTTCACCTCCTCTCCTCGCTGCCGCTAACGGGCCTGCGGGGCGGCTTCGACATGGAAGCCGGTCAAAAGCACTATCTGAGCCTTCACTGGGGCCGCCCGCCCAGCCGCCACCAGGCCGCCTCGCCCGACGAGATCATGCAGGCCACGGTCGAGGCCTGGCGCCGCTGGCTGGGCTGCGTTCACTACCAGGGCCCGCAAGAAGAGCTGGTGCGCCGCTCGGCCATCACCTTGAAGCTGCTCGACTACGGTCCCAGCGGCGCCATCGTCGCCGCGCCCACCTCGTCCTTGCCCGAGGCCATCGGCGGGCCGCGCAACTGGGACTACCGCTTCGCCTGGATCCGCGACGCGGCCTTTTCCGTCTACGCGCTCAGGCGCATCGGCGTCACCCAGGAGGCCGAGGCCTTTCTCGCCTGGGTCCTAAACGCCGTCGAGCGGCACGGCGCGCCCAAGATCCTCTACACCCTGGACGGCGAGAGCCCAGCACCCGAATTCGAGGACGAGGCGCTTAAGGGCTACCGCGGGTCAGCGCCGGTGCGCTGGAACAACGGCGCCGCCGACCAGTCGCAGCACGATGTCTACGGCGAGATTTTGGACTGCGCCTTTCAGTGGGCCACGGGCGGCGGCGAGATCGACGCCCCCCTGTGGGACAAGCTGCGTAGCCTGGTCGAGACCGCCCGCGAGAAGTGGCGCGAGCCCGATCACGGCATCTGGGAGGTGCGCTCCCCCGGCCGGCTCTTTACCTATTCGGTGGCGATGTGCCAGGTGGCCTTGGACCGCGGCGCCCTGCTCGCCGAGCGCTTCGGCCTGCCCGGCGACGCGGTGGGCTGGCGCAAAGAGGCCGAGACGATTCGCCGGGCCATCTTGGACGAAGCCTGGGACGCCGAGCGCGGCTCGCTGACCGAAAACCTGGGTGGTGGCGGGCTCGACGCCAGCCTCCTCGCCCTGCCGCTCCGGCGCGTGATCCCGGCCGATCACCCCAAGATGATCGCCACCGCCGAAGCGGTGGTGGCGCACCTCGGCGCCGGCGACGGCCTGCTCTACCGCTACCTTCCCGAGGAGTCACCGGACGGCCTGGAGGGTCACGAAGGCGCCTTTGTGCTCTGCTCGTTCTGGCTCGTCGACAACCTCGCCAAGCAGGGCCGGCTGGACGAGGCGACGGCGCTCTACGACTCGCTCTGCGCCCGCGCCAATCCCCTCGGCCTCCTGCCCGAGCAGATCGACCCGGAGAGCGGCCTCTTTCTCGGCAACTTCCCGCAGGCCTTTAGCCACATCGGGGTGATCTCGAGCGGCTTCAACCTGGCGCGTTGCATGAAAGAGGCAAGCCAGTGATCCAGCGCTTCGTGATCCTGGGCGCCTCGGGAGACCTGACCTCGCGCTACCTCATGCCCGCCTTGGCGCGGCTCATGGAGGCCGGCAAGCTGGGCGACGTCGAGGTGGTCGGCGTCGCGCTCGAGGACTGGACCACCGAGGGTTTTCGCGAGCGCGTCGCCGGGGGGCTCGAGCGCCACGCCGGCGGGGTCTCGAAGGAGGCTCACGAGGGCCTCCTGAACAGGCTTCGCTACGCCCAGTCCGACGTCACCGACGCGGGCACCTTGCGCAAAGCCGTCGAGCCCGAGAAGGGTCCGGTGGTCGCCTACCTCGCCTTGCCGCCGACGGTCTTTGCGCCGACCCTAGCGGCGCTGCGCGAACTCGGTCTGGCGGACGGCAGCCGCGTCGTGGTGGAGAAGCCTTTCGGCACCAGCCTGGCGGACGCGCAGGGGCTCAACCGCCTGCTCCACGACAGCTTCGCCGAGGAGGCGGTGTTTCGCATCGATCACTTTCTCGGCAAGCAGAAGGTGCAAAACATCCTGGGCGTGCGCTTCGCCAATCGCCTTTTCGAGCCCCTCTGGAACTGCAATCACATAGGGCGCGTGGAGATCCGCTGGGACGAGACGCTGGCCTTAGAGGGCCGCGCGGGCTACTACGACCGGGCGGGCGCGCTCAAGGACATGCTGCAAAACCACCTCCTGCAGCTTCTCGCGCTGGTGGCGATGGAGCCCCCGCTCAGCCTCGGCGCGCGCGACCTGCGCGACCGCAAGGTGGACGTCTTGCGGGCGGTGCGCAGCCTCTCGCCCGAGGAGGTCCTCAGGCTGACGGTGCGGGCGCGCTACGGCGCGGGCGAGCTCAAGGGCCGCGAGGTCAAGGGGCGCGAGGTGCCCGCCTATGTGGACGAAGAGGGCGTCGCGGCGGAAAACGACACCGAGACCTTCGCCCAGGTGACCCTCTTCATCGACAACTGGCGCTGGTCGGGCGTGCCCTTCACCCTGCGCTCGGGCAAGGCGCTCGCCAAGGACCGCGCCGAGATAGCCGTCTA includes these proteins:
- a CDS encoding glycoside hydrolase family 15 protein, with the translated sequence MPFSPLRSIDGYPPIEDHGLIGDLATAALVGRDGTVSWLCVPRFDAPPIFCSLLDKNRGGAFKLAPEGLSESRQYYLKDSGVLVTEMRGPSGLVKVTDALTLHAGADLGEGAEVNRRQLLRCVQVLEGRVRLQVALEPRGGAEVEPLGGGLRLRCGGQGIELHLLSSLPLTGLRGGFDMEAGQKHYLSLHWGRPPSRHQAASPDEIMQATVEAWRRWLGCVHYQGPQEELVRRSAITLKLLDYGPSGAIVAAPTSSLPEAIGGPRNWDYRFAWIRDAAFSVYALRRIGVTQEAEAFLAWVLNAVERHGAPKILYTLDGESPAPEFEDEALKGYRGSAPVRWNNGAADQSQHDVYGEILDCAFQWATGGGEIDAPLWDKLRSLVETAREKWREPDHGIWEVRSPGRLFTYSVAMCQVALDRGALLAERFGLPGDAVGWRKEAETIRRAILDEAWDAERGSLTENLGGGGLDASLLALPLRRVIPADHPKMIATAEAVVAHLGAGDGLLYRYLPEESPDGLEGHEGAFVLCSFWLVDNLAKQGRLDEATALYDSLCARANPLGLLPEQIDPESGLFLGNFPQAFSHIGVISSGFNLARCMKEASQ
- a CDS encoding glucose-6-phosphate dehydrogenase, with the translated sequence MIQRFVILGASGDLTSRYLMPALARLMEAGKLGDVEVVGVALEDWTTEGFRERVAGGLERHAGGVSKEAHEGLLNRLRYAQSDVTDAGTLRKAVEPEKGPVVAYLALPPTVFAPTLAALRELGLADGSRVVVEKPFGTSLADAQGLNRLLHDSFAEEAVFRIDHFLGKQKVQNILGVRFANRLFEPLWNCNHIGRVEIRWDETLALEGRAGYYDRAGALKDMLQNHLLQLLALVAMEPPLSLGARDLRDRKVDVLRAVRSLSPEEVLRLTVRARYGAGELKGREVKGREVPAYVDEEGVAAENDTETFAQVTLFIDNWRWSGVPFTLRSGKALAKDRAEIAVYFRPVPHLAFGQEGDPRANALRIAFAPDRMALDLNINGPGDPFVLEPAALALELAPQDISAYGKLLLDVLAGDPTLSIRDDEAEEAWRIMEPILAVWQEGRVPLLDYPAGSPFEPQPQTAQT